In Apium graveolens cultivar Ventura chromosome 10, ASM990537v1, whole genome shotgun sequence, the following are encoded in one genomic region:
- the LOC141689240 gene encoding putative serine/threonine-protein kinase: protein MKMKFNFPWSSCFYFSSETTSNQTRQGAKVAPNVIGAFSYEELKQATCSFRSSNKIGEGGFGCVYKGTLEDGRVVAVKVLSAESRQGDREFMSEINSMSKFSHENLVQLYGGCIGKGQSRILVYEYMENNSLAQALLGEENRANFSWKSRTEICLGIARGLAHIHEEIKPHVVHRDIKASNILLDQNFNPKISDFGLSKLFPNNISYISTRVAGTLGYLAPDYAISGHLTRKSDVYSFGVLLLEIVSGRTAVDFDPQLGEYYLVEKAWEMYEEEKLIELVDPMLKGKFSKTEAVRFMEVGLMCVQENRRLRPVMSLAMKMLSGEINLQDQVEITQPGVISDIRNVKLRQSFTPAEKQ from the exons ATGAAGATGAAATTCAATTTTCCGTGGTCAAGTTGCTTTTATTTTTCCTCCGAAACTACTAGCAACCAGACTAGACAAG GTGCAAAGGTTGCTCCCAATGTCATCGGAGCGTTCTCGTATGAAGAACTCAAACAGGCTACCTGCAGTTTTCGCTCCTCTAATAAGATCGGAGAAGGTGGATTTGGATGTGTTTACAAG GGAACACTAGAAGATGGAAGAGTGGTTGCAGTGAAGGTACTTTCCGCAGAATCAAGACAAGGAGACAGAGAATTCATGTCTGAAATTAATTCAATGTCCAAGTTCAGCCATGAAAATCTTGTTCAGCTTTATGGCGGCTGCATTGGCAAAGGTCAATCCCGGATACTTGTGTATGAATATATGGAAAACAATAGCCTTGCTCAAGCTTTACTAGGAGAAGAAAACAGAGCCAATTTTAGCTGGAAGTCAAGAACTGAAATCTGCTTAGGCATTGCTCGAGGACTAGCACACATTCATGAAGAGATTAAACCCCATGTCGTTCATCGAGATATCAAAGCTAGCAATATACTTCTAGATCAGAATTTCAATCCTAAAATTTCAGATTTTGGACTCTCTAAGCTATTCCCAAATAACATTAGTTACATTAGTACTCGAGTTGCTGGCACATT AGGATATCTTGCACCGGACTATGCCATTTCTGGTCACTTAACGAGAAAGTCAGACGTCTATAGTTTCGGAGTTCTACTTCTAGAGATTGTCAGCGGAAGAACAGCAGTAGATTTTGACCCACAACTTGGTGAATATTATCTTGTTGAAAAG GCCTGGGAAATGTACGAAGAGGAGAAGCTTATAGAGCTGGTAGATCCAATGTTGAAGGGGAAGTTTAGCAAAACAGAAGCAGTTAGATTCATGGAAGTGGGATTAATGTGTGTACAAGAGAATCGTCGGCTACGGCCTGTAATGTCTTTGGCCATGAAAATGCTGAGTGGTGAGATAAACTTGCAAGATCAAGTTGAGATTACACAGCCAGGAGTCATCAGTGATATAAGAAATGTTAAACTTCGGCAGAGTTTCACCCCTGCTGAGAAGCAATGA